The sequence TAAAAAACCTCAAAAGCCAAGCCGCCGAACTCCGTACCGCCATCAAAGGTATGAAAGAAGGCACGGAGGAATACGCACGCGAAAACGACAAGCTCACGGCCATCAAAACCAAAATAGAGTCCCTGAAGACTTCGGCCACGGCACTCAAAGCCCAAATGCTTGAGTCGAAAAATGCGGCCAAAGACTTTGATAAAGCCAATGCAGGATTAGACAAAACGAATGCCACTTTAACCAAACTCACGGCCAAAGCCGATGACTTGGCAGCCGCTACGCTTCGAGCCAAAGCCGAAGCCGACAAATACAGTGCCGCCAAAGAAGGCTTTAAAGCCGTCAATGCTGAAATAGACAAGGAGCGCGAAAAATTGGGCGTGCTGGGCATGACCATGAACCAAATGCTCAAGTACCAGAAGGATTTGAACGCGGCCATCAATACAGGAGCAGTCTATGGAACAGAACGCTACCAACAACTAAACACGAAACTTGTAGAGGTTAATGGCGCGATTCAGCAGCAGAAAAATGACCAAAAACGCTTGCAACAGGAAACAGGTCTTACTGTTGGTTCATTGCGAGAACTGGAAGAACAAGAAAAGCGATTAAACGCTGAGATTAAGAATTTAGGCATCAATACGAAAGAATTTGCGGCCAAAGCCCGCGAGCTTCGCACCGTAGAAAGCCAAATCAGTTCGGCAGAAAATAAACTCAAAGGTTTTGCGGGTTCGTGGGCAAACATGAAAAACAGCATCATGAATGTGGCGGGTGGTGTTATTGGTGGTACGCTGGCCTTGTCTGCTTTTCAGAAGTTGGCCGAGTTTATCCCCAACCTCATTTCTTCACAAGCCAAACTCTCGGACAGTTTCGCCGACATTCGCAAAACTACGAACATGAGCATTGAGGGCGTGAAGGAGTATAACAAACAACTTTCCCAACTCAATACCCGCACGGCCACCGAAGAGCTACGCAAAATTTCCATTATCGCAGGTCAGTTGGGCATAGACCAAACAAAGGTGTTTGATTTTACGGCTGCCGTTGATAAAATGGTCGTGGCTCTTGGTGATGAATTTACAGGCGGTGCGGAACAAATCACCAAAGAAATGGGTGCGTTGCGCAACATCTTTTCCGACATCAAAACAGATAAAATTGATGAGGATATGTTACGCATCGGCAACGCCATCAATCAATTGGGTAGCGAAGGCGCAGCGACAGGGCCAGTAATGGCGGACTTCGCTTCGCGTATCGGTGGCGTTGGGGTTCAATTAGGATTGAGTTCTGGGCAAATATTGGGGCTTTCGGCCACCCTTCAGGAGTTGAACGTAAACGCCGAGCGTGGCGGTACGGCCATCGTTAAAATTTTACAACGCATGGCCTCGACACCAGAGGAGTTTGCCAAAGTTGCCCAAATGTCCGCCAAGTCCTTTACCGAACTCGTGGACAATGACATTTACGGAGCTTTGACCAGAGTCATTGAAAAGGCCAATGAATCAGGGGCAAGTGCTACGGTTTTAGCTTCTATCCTCAAAGAACTGGACGTGGACGGAGCAGGCGCAAGTGAGGTGTTTGCCAAACTTGGCGGAAATATGGATACGTTGGCCAAGAAAGTGGCCAGTTCCAACAGCGCGTTGAAAAGTACCGATTCCATCATGAACGAGTTTGGCATCAAAAACGAAAACTTTGCAGCCAAACTCGAAAAGTTGAGCAAGGCCATCAGCAAAATGTTCACGTTCCCAACGCTCAATAAAGCCATTGAAGATACCGTCGGTTGGCTGTATAAGTTACTGCCCGCCACCGAAAAATTTAGTGCTTCTCTCGAAAAAGAAGCCTACAATTTGGATAGTGCAACCATTGGCATCATGAGCCTCAAGGTAGGCACGGAAGAGCGCACCAGAGCCATCAAGGAATTGCAAGACAAATACCCCGACTATTTGGGTAATCTCAACGCCGAAACCGTCTCTAATGCCGAGCTGAAAAAATCCATTGACAACGTAACCAATTCGCTCATTGAGCAAATTATTATCAAAAAGGCAATGGAAAAAGTGGACGAGCAAGCCAACAAAGCAGCAGAAGCCTACGCCAATTTGATGGAAAAACGCAGAGTGGTACAAGACCGTCTCAATGATTATTTCAATCAAGAAAAAGGCAATACCGAAAAACACAATCAGTTACAATCTATTAAAAATCAGCTCATGGCTTCGGGAATGAGCTTGGAAAAACAATA comes from Flexibacter flexilis DSM 6793 and encodes:
- a CDS encoding phage tail tape measure protein, whose product is MASTTQAQSQITVITDAKQSINELGRLQLKAADFAKEIKDSKKSFDEFNRSSTALSRMGEGIKRLSIEAAQFKQAMTANKTAAEQFSKSTADLGKVNTELKNLKSQAAELRTAIKGMKEGTEEYARENDKLTAIKTKIESLKTSATALKAQMLESKNAAKDFDKANAGLDKTNATLTKLTAKADDLAAATLRAKAEADKYSAAKEGFKAVNAEIDKEREKLGVLGMTMNQMLKYQKDLNAAINTGAVYGTERYQQLNTKLVEVNGAIQQQKNDQKRLQQETGLTVGSLRELEEQEKRLNAEIKNLGINTKEFAAKARELRTVESQISSAENKLKGFAGSWANMKNSIMNVAGGVIGGTLALSAFQKLAEFIPNLISSQAKLSDSFADIRKTTNMSIEGVKEYNKQLSQLNTRTATEELRKISIIAGQLGIDQTKVFDFTAAVDKMVVALGDEFTGGAEQITKEMGALRNIFSDIKTDKIDEDMLRIGNAINQLGSEGAATGPVMADFASRIGGVGVQLGLSSGQILGLSATLQELNVNAERGGTAIVKILQRMASTPEEFAKVAQMSAKSFTELVDNDIYGALTRVIEKANESGASATVLASILKELDVDGAGASEVFAKLGGNMDTLAKKVASSNSALKSTDSIMNEFGIKNENFAAKLEKLSKAISKMFTFPTLNKAIEDTVGWLYKLLPATEKFSASLEKEAYNLDSATIGIMSLKVGTEERTRAIKELQDKYPDYLGNLNAETVSNAELKKSIDNVTNSLIEQIIIKKAMEKVDEQANKAAEAYANLMEKRRVVQDRLNDYFNQEKGNTEKHNQLQSIKNQLMASGMSLEKQYEFIQSGRVKELPRWGDAYHELAGSVMYLRIAEQDYNKEAEKTLQFEKERTEVYKSLGRNANGETPAEIAARKKAEEDAKRKEEEDKLKAAAARKKAREEAEKKERDDNAKKNKAEAEKRAKEALEAERKIIDLRLNLLKDERERKRAIATEENRREIQDFKMSAEDKAKLSKTERAKRNAQETAFEKLSKRKLDEELHQIDTEYYEKAREAYEKLQKEKVEAAKKAKQQELDDATAFAELQVLVTQKDTDVMGFEVQKSEGIIRELKRRKYAELENTELTQEQRLAITQRYDKQINAVEVAGRATNVEAQIGLLNIQMQKELAKEELTENEKYNIQAKYIDKINQLLDEQEKQEQENIKNKVIGFVDAFKTIMEGINELNAIEIDNQFIELDKLKQYQDQQYENNKQRLGNQLAQEEAAKNAR